gaaatataaaagaaacacATTCATACCTATGGAGTGGGTCCTAGagcaaagaagaatgagaactgtGTAAGGAAAtaccaaagaggaaaaagaatgaagagtAGGTAGGTAGTCAACAGATGAGTGATGAACTTGGAAGCCAGATGGAAAACAGGGTTGAGGATTAAGTGTGATGGAAGAAGAGGAGGCAGTGAGCATAAGAGagctttttctaagagtttggcCAAGAAAGGTAAAGACAATAAACAATAGTTTGAGGGGAATGACAGGatctagcttttttaaaaataggatagagAAGCTTGAGCATATCTGAAGGCAGAAGTGAAAGTACCAATATAGATATTAAAGATTAGAGAAGATGATTAAGAGGGCAATGGACAGGAAAAGATGGAAGGGTATGAGAGCAAGGGTACATGTAAAGGTGTGGAGCTTAGCCAAGAAAAGGACCAGTTGATTGTTAAAGacttggggaaaggaggagagagtggagggtAATATCAAGAATTTGGGGattaagagaacagaaaaaagagggaCCTaatggtctcaattttcccattaaAGTAAGAGGTAAAGTTCTCAATTGAAAGGGGTAAGGGGAAGGAGAGGTGTGAACATCTTAATGAGAGAAGAAAGGTTTGGAACAGTTTCTGTGAGGATCGAGACAGTTAATTCAAGGAATTAACAGAAGATTACCTAACACATATAcactaaaataaatatattcaacaGGAAATAATACTATGCAGTGGGCTGAATCCTAtccttagaaaaaaattaaaaatacctgGAGATTATGCTCAAAGCATGTCAAAGTCTGATTGAACAGATCAAGGAACTTAATTGTGCTGTTTGATAGTTCTTCACTATTATCTGTTAAACAATCtggaaaaaaaaccacaagatatattatcttcatatttattttacaaaaattatttagcCAGTTTTTACATAGTTGGTAAAGTCACAATATATTCTGAATTGTTTTATATTAAAGTAACAACTTATTTATTTGATGTCATCAAGGAATAATATATTCTACACAATGAGTTTTCTTGGTAGCTTTTCCCTTTGAGCATTAGCATTTCCTATCTAACTATTTTTTATGGAAATCTTTCTGATATATATTACATACTTCTCTGCCTTCTAAAGCAGAATATCTAAAGTTTAAGCAGTTCTTAAAAACTCAGGGTTATTATGAACATCAATTATTCTACTCTATTGTAGAGCTATTCAGGATTATAAGGTTATTTTGCCCCTTTGCAAATGTGAAGTTCTGACTACTACtcaaaaattttctcctttctatgaTGTTTCTATTTCTTCCCTATTAGCTGTCACTTTTTTGCTGCTGTCAATGTACCTACTTCAAGTAACAACTCTACTTCTAATTAGCTGGGAAACCAGAATACTTTGCACATGACTTGAACTGAAAAAGCTAGTAGTTAGAAATATgtctaaaataagaaaaaaaggctcTTGATAAGGACCTAAAGGGCTCTGTTATTAGTAAAATGCATGATTTTCACACATGCCATctaattgaatttaatttttaatcttttgagtTATCAAGCAGTTTAAAGCAAATTTAATTCCACCCATTGTTTCTTCCCTTGAAAAGTCCTAGAATAAAGCTTTCCTTGTCCCTCACACCCCCAATATCCTTTCCCACTTAAAATCTAAATAAGTCCTTCGAAAAGTCTATTTATGTAACATGTTAAGAATCACACTTATGTATAGTTACATTTATAGTTTATAGTTACATTTATAGTTATATAGTTACATTTCATACTTACATTTAAAACCTTACATTTTACACTGTTTTAAAGCACTTTTACATTTAGTTGTATACTtgcctttgggcaaatcacttacactCTCTATGACCTAATACCCTCATCAATAATGAAATGACCTCAGTAAACTAGGTGATGATTGAGCTGCTGTCCAAATCTAACAGGCTGATATGTGACAATTACCCTTACAACTTGCCTGCAAAGGAGGTAGAACATGATGGCCTtctgacagaggaggaaacggaGGCATAAAGATTTATCGAAAGTCATTTAACTAGTTTGTGGTACAGCtaggacttgagcccaggtctcctgactctcctAACCTGTGTTCATTGCATAGAACTATGTTGACAATTATTTAGTACTTATAATAAGAACAGGTCAACTAAGTCAAATAATTAACTAAAACCTGTTATCTATCATTCAGAATCATGATAACAATATTAAATGGAACTAATTACTTACTTGCACAATTTGCGTCTTTCCATGTGGTATTAAAAAATTCTGATAGAATCACTACAATTTGCATCCTGTCTGACATCAAGAGACTTTTGGCACAATTATGTGTCTCAGATATATtctagaatgaagaaaaaaggggaaatggaACAACATACTCCATCAAGTtataaaaaaatacacaatatTTTTTAACTTATCCAATAGACAATTGGGGTACatcttatataaatgttaaacaATTATtatcaatcattttttaaaatgaccaaCACTTGCATAgtgtttttcattaaaaaaaatattctcctcAAAACCATCCTATAAGAGAGTACCAGAATGAAAGTATTTCTACCACCAAATAGAGAAGTGAAAACTGGTTCAGGAAAGTTGGATGATTTATCCAGGTACAACTCAACTTTTTACCTACTGTTAGATTTGTAGAACCAACAACACATAAGTAGCCATTCAGTAGGAGAAAGGACAATAGATGTAATAATGAATAGTTTAAGTAAACAgagctggaaagagaaaaaaaagtattaaacaaTGCATAGGTAACCAAGGAATTTGATTCCACTCAAAGAATGGAAATCAAATACATTAATTCTTTAATCACAgaacttcaattcaacaaaggaaacaaattacaaAAAGGATGTTAAATTGTACCGTAAGAAACTAAAATTTGAAAGATAAGCCTAAGCACCACAAAACTGAACAAATCTCAGACTGCAGGGAAACATAAGACATGACAACTCAAAATAATGTTCTATAGGAATGTTTTCTTAAAAGGTTTCAAAAACCATAATGAAAAAAACCTACTCAcctatcttttatatttttacaagTCTCTCATTTTTAGTATGGGATGGTCTATacaaaaataacattatttaaaTCAACAGGGCATTAAGGAAGCTGTTTTTAAAGGTTCATTTTCTATGCTTGCACAGAAAAAGTCTTTGCTTCTCAAAAGTATTGTTGCCTCTATATGCCAATaccaaaatttaattaaaatatggTGGCTGAGTTATAACAAAAGTGCCTttaaaaaaggcatttttttcaCCTACAACACCAAGACCTGCTTTTCGTTTTGTCACATGAACCAGAAGAAAACATGATGCACAGAGTTTTACCTAAACAGAATGATTTTCAAAGTTTTCCACAGAACATGTTAATAGTAATGGAAACAAAGTATACAGAGTTATTATATAATTCCCTAAATTTGTTCATGTTTGACTTTATCTTCATTGTAACCTCTATACCACTAAGTACTTAAGATTCTTCCTTAGTAAAACCTCTTATAGGTATGCCTTCCTTTCAACTCCACCACTATGATCCAGAAGCCCTCACCACTCCAGATTTGGAATCATGTCTCCCAACTGGTATCCCTGCCCTAACACATTCTATACACTATCAgtttaatcttcctaaaatattgtTTTGCATGGCAACTCCTGCTCAAAAATCTCTGGTATACATATTAGGCAGAAATCAGGAATGGGGGTAAGGCAAGAATCTGGGGACTCCAACTAAGGAAGGGGGGATAGATCAAGGCTAACTATTggaagagaacagaaaggaaaaggatacaTAAACTGCATATAAACTGACAATTTTGCATCACTTGAATCactttagctgcattggttttgcttgtgtatatttcttttaaaaaaaattacatagtaattactttattaaaaattacattacaaattttccttttttcccctaatcTCTCTGTCCTTCATTTGTTTAAGAATTTTCCTCCTAGCTGTAGTTGTGAAATACCTCCTTCTAATCccctttaatttatttatgatatgatCTTTTACATTTAAGAATGCATCTGGAACTTAGCATTATATTATTGCCATATGGTGCTGGTCTAAATGCATTTTGTGACAAACTACTTTACCGTTTTACCAGAAGTTCTAATTAAATAGAATATCCTTACTAAAGTAGATAATACTCTTGGATTTAtgagttcagttgtttctgattcttacTGTTCcacacacatgacattccatctgtcatctccatgcctttgtagaTTGTCCCCTATGAATAGAATTCACTGTGTCcttacctttgcctcttagaGTTTCCAGGTTCCTTCAAAGCGTAGTCCAAGTGCCATTTCCTACATAAGTCTCTTGTACTGATCTACTTACCTATTTTAAAagcagtaccaaataattttggtAATCACCACTTCAAAAAATTTTGAGGTCTAGAAGTGATTTCTTCCTTGAAAAAACTCTTTCCCTTGTGATCATagaccttttgtttctccaaaataattttgttattttgttcagttttattAAGTAACCCCTGGGTAGACTGGTAAGTCTATCTACCAGTAGAACCACTTTAATAACCTAAAAGAGTTTGCtcttagaaataattttatgGTGACTCTTTTGGAAAAGCCAATAACCTTCCAACAAACAATTTGTCTTTCCTATAAATAGTCCTATATGCCCTTTTATTTAAATCAATGCACAAAAACTTActgtcaagcaattcaataatcCAGTGCTGTCTCTTAGTGTGTGACCTTAGAGagaactaggtggcatagtggaaagaaaactgggcTTGGAAaggggaagacttgagttcaaactttgcctcagacagttactaactatgtgaccctaggcaagttacttctgtctgtctcataTTTCTTACCTGCAATATGGAGATAATAAGTCATTATTATATGTGGATCTCTTCCCTTTGAAATTACCCTCCATCTACTCATTCTCACTCTGCGTGTATGCTTGTGTGCATAGACACACCCATacaagatctctctctctctctctctctacatacatatacatatatgtatatacacatatacagagacagacagatgggaagagtctatgtatgtgtgtatacatgtacacacacacacagtatgtgTGGATAATGAGATAATacgtaaagcattttgcaaacctcaaagcactgtataaatgttcaCTATTGTTAGGCAAGTcactctccaagtctcagttcctcacctgtaaaatgaggacgcTGGACTAGacagcttctaaggtcccttccatctctcaatctatgatcctacgatCTAAGGGGGGAAGAAATGGTAATGACTGTCTTGCACCAAGAGCAGACAACAAATTTACTGGTCCACACTGGGTTTTAGAGTCTACTTCTCTGGACACTGGGGGTTAGAGGTCTAGTAGCCCAGAGGTCTTTTTACCCATTAATTACTCTACTCCTTGAACTCCACCCATACCAGTCAACTTCCTGTTTTGTACTAAAATGCTCTAACTCCCTCTCTGTGCCTTGGCACTAGCTGTCCCCTCATGTCTAGGATACACAGCTTCCTCCctgtctcttccctttcacaTTGCCCTCTGTCTACTCATTCTCACTCTGCGTGTATGCTTGTGTGCATAGACACACATACAGGATCTCTCTCaaaacatatgtacatgtatacacacgtaCAGAGACAGATGGGGAGGAGTCTCTACGTACGTGTGTctacacgtacacatatatagacatagcTTGTATGTtaacagttgtttgcatgtggtctcccaCGTCAGAAGGagaattccttgaaggcagggaccgtACTTTTTGCTGTTCTTCGTCGCCCCGGCCACTTAGAACTTCTTGAACACGTTAAGGGCTTCACAAAAGCTTGTGGACAGACTGGCTGGGCACCCGGAGGGCCCCAGACCCCGCCCCGCCCCAGCACACCGCGCCCCTACCCACCCCGACGGCTCGGCTGATGTTGTCCATCTTGCCGGCGACCTGCTGGAAGAGCTGGAAGCAGTTCTGGCACAGGCGCACGGGCCGGGCGCTGCGCACCAGGCATCCCGTCAGCTCCGCGCTGCTGTCGGCGAAGTCCAGCAGCAGCTCCCGGCACTCGGGCTCCAGCTCGGGCAGATCGGGGGGCAGCGACAACGACAGCGGGCCCAGCCCCTGGCCCTGCAGCAGCGACAGGGACAAGTCCCGCGCCTCCAGCACCTGCCGCTCCGACAGCAGCACCGGGCGGCGGCGGGGGTCGGGAGCTGGCGTCCCTAAGCCCAGGCCGCCGCcggagaggaagaagaggtccTGGCCCAGGCAGAGCGCCGGCAGGAGCGCGAGCAGCAGCCGCCTCCACAGCAGGGCTCCTCTCACGCCCATCGCGGGGCAGCCCGAGCACGCGTGGGAATGGCTGCGGCGGCGGCCCCTCGAGTAGGTCCGAGCTTATCCCGGCCGGACACCACTGACAGCGGCTCTCACTTCCGGTCTCTGCAGGCCCCGGCCCCCTGCGAGGGTCACGAGGGCGGAGCGTCAGCGCCAAGCCCCGCCCCCGAGCCTCGGCTCGGCCTCGTTGGCCAAACCAGGAAGCTGCTGAAGAGAGGGCTTTAGGGGCATACGCATGCGCAAGGAAAGGGGCGGGCTCCCGGCTGCAGGCGACCTCGTGGAGGGTAGGGCTGTATCGATCCTGGGCCTGGCTCTAGGCCTGACATCTCACCGTTGACTCAGTGGGACCCACGCTTTGGCCGGAGGTGAAAGCTGGCAGCTTACGCGGATGGTTTCCGTTTCAGAAGCTAATTCCCACTGACCCCCCAATGGGCCTCTTGACACCCGAGGACCCGAGAGAGCTCCCCTTGGCCGTCCTTATTTCTGGAGCATGGGGCTCTAAGAGGGAAGACGACGAACCGATAATACTAATCTCTGGCATTTACCTAGCACTTCCTGTACCCACCCTCCCATTGTTGTGAGGTAGGGGCGGTTAACCtgtttttgcagatgaggaaactgagggtcacagAGATTAATCTCATTGCCCAGACACGCGCGGCTGGCAAACGTCTGAAtgaaaatttgaacccaggtcttgagTCTTAAGGGCAGTGCCGCTCTCTGTGCAGTCTCCTCCAGTAACAGTCAAGTGAGCCCACAGGCATTCCTTCGCAGAGGTGAAAAAATGCCCCTGAAGACCtatgtggcctctaggtcctccagtgcagccctttcactgaatctgAACGTCACGGAACAgatgcccttaataaaaggatttgttctgtcaagcTTGGAGCCAGCCAAAAGGCCACGGAAGCTGCAGCTTCCCCACTCCTGCCTTAGAGATATTGGGGGTTGGGTTGCAGACCCCATCACTACAGTGAATATGGCAATAAAGTGAATCAGacgaatttttttttgtttcccagtgcatataaaagtttaTTGTTTACAATACTGTAGGCTACTAATCGTGCAATAGTATCGTGTCTAAGAAATATAGatactttaatttaaaaacacttcgttgctaaaaaaaaaaaaagttaaccatCATGCAAGCCTTCACTGAGTTAATATTTTTGtcggtggagggtcttgcctcaaagttgatggctgctgactgatcaggatAATGATTGCTAAAGGGTGGGGTGGCTGtcgcaatttcttaaaataagttgACAATGGCGTTTGCCACattgtttcttcctttcacttgaacacttagaggtcaTTGTGGCATTGTTAAATGACCTAATTTTAGTATTGTTCAGGGATTCGGAGGACTAAggcaaggaggagagaagggggaagacaggttggtggagcagtcagaataaacaacatttattaattaagtTTGCCACCTTATATGGGCTTAGTTCGTGCACCTCAAAACATTTACAACAGTAACATCTAAGATCACTAATCATAGATTACCAcaataggtataataataataatggaaaagtTCGAAATGTTGTGAGAATGACCAAAATGTGATATGTTGCATGATATGAGCACaagctgttggaaaaatggtgctTCAGGCAGGGTTGCCACTAACTTTtaagtttgttaaaaaaaaaaacaaaactctaccCTCCCAACAATACCTTTGAAGCCCAATAAAATGAAGTACAGTAAAAGGAGGTATGCCTATATCTCTCTTAGGCTTGGCTtcctcattccattccattcaacaagtattaagtatttgctatgtGTCCTTCATCATTCTAAGTTCtggacatataaaaataaaaaaatctactttcaagaagcttatgtactacattcatctataaaatgtaaagtTTGTAGGAAATAGTCCCTGAGatctttacagataaagaattaTGAACTCTTGCAAATTTGAGATCAATAtttgagagagagaatgagtgtgtgtgtgtatgtgtgtgtgtgtatgttttagaggcaagagaaaaaatTCAAGGATTAAGTACCTATTACATTCCAGGAAATATACTAACCCTTGgagataattattaaaaaaattaaagttccCTTTATAGTCTAGTAGGAGGAAATGTATAGATAGCTGGGGATTGAAAACTCTTGGTAAAATTGCCTCTACCAATTCAGGTctgcaccttttctgcaacttgaTCTAATAAGATTGTCTAAAGCACataggggaagtgatttgccctgggtgtCAGAAGGGAAAAttaaacataggtcttcctggctccaagaccaGTTCTCTACTATACCATACCACTTCttattcaaatatatacatacacatgtacaaaatagatacaacGTGATTTGGGTGGGAAGGCACTAATGGTTGGGAggaaaatgtcaagaaaaaaatgtagaaagtgaggcttgagctaagccttgaagggaaCTAGGGAGTCTGAGATACTGAAGTGAGGAAAGAATGAATTCTAGTCAGAAGATAGAGTTTCATGTAGGAGAAACAGAAAACCAGTCTGCAGACCATCATGTGTataaaggggaataatgtataGTTAAACAAGCAAAAGCAAACAAATCCCAAAATGTTTAATAGAACTGCCTGAGTAGAGGAGTAATGTGGTCAAAGATAGCAGCTAGATGGCGAAGTGGCTAGAGTACCtagcctggagtcaaaaagacttatcttcttgagttcagatctggcctcagacacttactagctatgtgaccctgggcaagtcccttaacccttttggcctcagtttcctcatccataaagtgagccagagaagaaaatgtcaaaccactccagtatctttgccaagaaaacaccaaatggggtcataaagagttgtaCACAACAGAAACGACTGAATAACAGCAAAGAGTCAAAGATGTACTTAAGGAAATTCGGTTTGGCATCTGTgcaaagaatggattggagagattAGGCACACAGACCAATGAGGAGGTTATGGAtcaggtaagaggtgataaggccctgaactagggtgatggtTGTATGAGCAGATAAATGGGAGTAGATGCAAGAGATgctgtaaaggtagaaatgacaagatctaGCAACTGTCTGAATGTGCAAAGTGGAGATGGTAGAACTGAAGATGACGCTGAGGTTTCTAAGTGACTAtcaggatggtggtacccttgacagaaataaggaagtctaGTAGACAGGTGAGTTTAGGAGgaatgatgagttctgttttgaatatgttgagttttgAAATGTCCATGGGACACagtttgaaggaataaaaatgtgtgagtcatcagcatagagatgagaattaaatttaagtgagcTGATGATATTATCAAGAATAGAAATAACAGGACCCAGGACAGATTCATGGGGTATATGTGAAGGAAGACCttgcaaaggagattgagaaggagcaGTTAGACAGGTGAAAAGagagtagtgtcacaaaaacccagagagaaagtATCCAGTTGAAGAATGTGTTCAACCATGACAAATAAtagatcattggtgactttgaAAAGGGCAATTTAAGTCGAGTGATGGTATAGAAAGCCAAATTGTAGAGAATGTAAAAGAAAGCAAGAGATGAAGTGAAGGTGACCGTTATAGATAGCTTTTTCTACTAGTTCGAGTCCAGCAGTGTCCTAGTTGTATTTCTGATCTTTGGTTGGCCACATTAACCACCAGGATAGTGAAAGGGCTTGAGATCATGCTGCAGGTGAAGGAATTGGGTACATTAAAGCTTGGAGAAGACAATCATCTATTACATCCCAGGGCACCACCAGTTAACccgacttttatcttgccactagacttcagTGACTCTAGAAGAGGGAGTAAgactgactcacttaaatccaaatcacaaGAAAGTCAAAACATCCACGCaagatgtcattggttctctggtcctctttgacatgaaggacaaacagcaggaGATAAGCagacagattagatagataggGAGATAGGTAGGTTGAGAGGCAGGTAAGTAGGTGGGTAGGtagatagaacatttattaagagcccacTATATACCAGATATTGTCTTAATACTAGGCATACAAATACAAGCATGTATTAACAGTTCcagctctcaaagagtttacattttaatggaggagaaagagatgaaagacagaggaaaagatcccatatataccaaaatatagtAGATCTTCTTTATGTATTGTCAATGGGCTGGAAACTTAAAGGGATGCTCATTGACTAgagaaaggctgaacaaattatactGTATGAgtggaatggaatactatggtgctttAAGAAACAacaaaggggatggtttcagagaaacctaggaagaccaagtagaaccaggagaacaaattACACTGTAACAGCATtgtaaaaaaataactttcaaagacttaagggctctgatcaatataatgatcagCCATGATTGCAGAAGACCAGTAATAATGAA
The DNA window shown above is from Notamacropus eugenii isolate mMacEug1 chromosome 2, mMacEug1.pri_v2, whole genome shotgun sequence and carries:
- the OSTM1 gene encoding osteopetrosis-associated transmembrane protein 1 — translated: MGVRGALLWRRLLLALLPALCLGQDLFFLSGGGLGLGTPAPDPRRRPVLLSERQVLEARDLSLSLLQGQGLGPLSLSLPPDLPELEPECRELLLDFADSSAELTGCLVRSARPVRLCQNCFQLFQQVAGKMDNISRAVGNISETHNCAKSLLMSDRMQIVVILSEFFNTTWKDANCANCLTDNSEELSNSTIKFLDLFNQTLTCFEHNLQGDLTNFSQQRNYTEVCKNCQKIYKTLSTYYSEMQKKNEHENNAEPGTHLCIDVEDAMNITRKLWSRTFNCSVLCRDTVPVIAVSVFILFLPVVFYLSSFLHSEQKKRKLILPKRLKSSTSFVSIQENSN